In Streptomyces qaidamensis, one DNA window encodes the following:
- a CDS encoding ferredoxin, with product MKVVVDMNKCQDHGQCVFSAPDVFRMDDDGRLAYVPDPDDALRDEVEEAADVCPLQAIRIED from the coding sequence ATGAAGGTCGTCGTCGACATGAACAAGTGCCAGGACCACGGCCAGTGCGTCTTCTCGGCACCCGACGTCTTCCGGATGGACGACGACGGCCGTCTCGCCTACGTCCCCGACCCCGACGACGCCCTGCGCGACGAGGTCGAGGAGGCCGCGGACGTCTGCCCGCTGCAGGCCATCCGGATCGAGGACTGA
- a CDS encoding cytochrome P450, with translation MTTETPTDAVREPLPLADVDLADLDRFTDGVTPWRMFHTLRHEDPVHWQPEEAPNSGFWAVTRHEDIIRVDRDSETFTSTRFVNLEEVDDDQIKKRASILELDGVRHRALRSVIQRQFGANVISGYTDFLRGLTARTLDAALAKGRFDFVEDVSADFPINVLARLLDVPPEDNRKLIDWGNRIIGHTDPDYADVLLHSEESERYRDLPFRSPASLEVFEYGRELARQRRGGDGTDLVSRLVNTTPRDGVPLSPQDFDNYFLLLVVAGNETTRHTISHSMLALLQHPRQLARLQEDPSLIPVAVEEFLRWASPVYHFRRTATRDVELGGKRVKEGDKVVMWFASGNRDEEVFGNPYDFDVARRDNDHVTFGKGSPHLCLGNLLARTEIRIMFEELIPRLADIRLTGDVPRVRSNFVNGIKKLPVEVTPA, from the coding sequence ATGACGACCGAGACCCCGACCGACGCCGTGCGCGAGCCGCTGCCCCTGGCCGACGTGGACCTCGCCGACCTGGACCGCTTCACCGACGGGGTGACGCCCTGGCGGATGTTCCACACCCTGCGCCATGAGGACCCGGTGCACTGGCAGCCCGAGGAGGCCCCCAACTCCGGCTTCTGGGCGGTGACCCGGCACGAGGACATCATCCGCGTGGACCGCGACTCCGAGACGTTCACGTCGACGAGGTTCGTCAACCTGGAGGAGGTCGACGACGACCAGATCAAGAAGCGCGCCTCGATCCTCGAACTGGACGGGGTGCGGCACCGGGCGCTGCGCAGCGTCATCCAGCGGCAGTTCGGCGCGAACGTGATCAGCGGGTACACGGACTTCCTGCGCGGGCTGACCGCGAGGACCCTCGACGCCGCCCTCGCCAAGGGCCGCTTCGACTTCGTCGAGGACGTCTCGGCGGACTTCCCCATCAACGTGCTCGCGCGGCTGCTGGACGTGCCGCCGGAGGACAACCGGAAGCTCATCGACTGGGGCAACCGCATCATCGGGCACACCGACCCCGACTACGCGGACGTCCTGCTGCACAGCGAGGAGAGCGAGCGGTACCGCGATCTGCCCTTCCGCTCCCCCGCCTCGCTGGAGGTCTTCGAGTACGGCCGCGAGCTGGCCCGGCAGCGCCGCGGCGGCGACGGCACGGACCTGGTCTCCCGGCTGGTCAACACCACGCCCCGGGACGGAGTGCCGCTCTCCCCGCAGGACTTCGACAACTACTTCCTGCTGCTGGTCGTCGCCGGCAACGAGACGACCCGGCACACCATCTCCCACTCGATGCTGGCCCTCCTGCAGCACCCCCGTCAGCTGGCCCGCCTCCAGGAGGACCCGTCGCTGATCCCGGTCGCGGTCGAGGAGTTCCTGCGCTGGGCCTCCCCCGTCTACCACTTCCGCCGCACCGCCACGCGTGATGTCGAGCTGGGCGGCAAGCGGGTGAAGGAGGGCGACAAGGTGGTGATGTGGTTCGCCTCCGGCAACCGCGACGAGGAGGTCTTCGGCAACCCCTACGACTTCGACGTCGCGCGCCGCGACAACGACCACGTCACCTTCGGCAAGGGCAGCCCGCACCTGTGCCTGGGCAACCTGCTCGCCCGCACCGAGATCCGCATCATGTTCGAGGAACTGATCCCGCGCCTGGCGGACATCCGCCTGACCGGCGACGTGCCGCGCGTGCGCTCCAACTTCGTCAACGGCATCAAGAAGCTGCCGGTGGAGGTCACCCCGGCCTGA
- a CDS encoding glutamine synthetase family protein — MSAHDSEEVRRHMDRLAADGIDVVRVTYPDLIGTDRARDVLLEELPRACEHGLAFCRAVYHTSPQGDVVPVSGGLDAGLPDICVRPDLDTLVPLPWEPGVAACLGEVVDPATGAPAPESPRDLLRSVLARCAEHGLRPVVGPELEYFLCEPDGSGGWRRYAPDPGVVYTAGLRADPDNHLLRTLRHVRDLKVGAISGNHEFDGGQIEINLAHSEAVSAADRSFRFKAAIKELARKEGRLATFMAKPFNDAGGSGFHLHLSCDDEEGRNSFDDPSGAYGLSATARHAVAGVLAHAPALAALLNPTVNSYKRFGPDTLAPWLIDWGLDNRSAMVRIPPERGSGARLELRLGDASANPYLAIAGTAAAALLGVLAGEEPPAPLEGYGYDTARSAVLPQTLSAALDALEADTALTGLLGKGFTTSFLSYKRDEVERFHRHVTDWEFTEYAYHL; from the coding sequence GTGAGCGCTCACGATTCCGAAGAAGTCCGCCGCCACATGGACCGGCTCGCCGCCGACGGCATCGACGTGGTCCGGGTGACCTATCCCGACCTGATCGGCACCGACCGGGCGCGTGACGTGCTGCTCGAAGAGCTGCCCCGGGCCTGTGAGCACGGCCTGGCGTTCTGCCGGGCCGTCTACCACACCAGCCCGCAGGGGGACGTGGTCCCGGTCAGCGGCGGGCTGGACGCGGGGCTGCCGGACATCTGCGTCCGGCCGGACCTCGACACGCTGGTGCCGCTGCCCTGGGAACCGGGGGTGGCCGCCTGTCTCGGCGAGGTCGTCGACCCGGCGACCGGCGCGCCCGCCCCCGAGTCACCCCGCGATCTGCTGCGGTCCGTCCTCGCCCGGTGCGCCGAGCACGGACTGCGGCCGGTGGTCGGACCCGAGCTGGAGTACTTCCTGTGCGAGCCGGACGGGTCCGGCGGCTGGCGTCGCTACGCGCCCGACCCCGGGGTCGTCTACACCGCCGGTCTGCGCGCCGACCCGGACAACCACCTGCTGCGCACCCTGCGCCATGTGCGTGATCTGAAGGTCGGGGCGATCAGCGGCAACCACGAGTTCGACGGCGGCCAGATCGAGATCAACCTGGCCCACTCGGAGGCCGTGTCGGCCGCCGACCGCTCCTTCCGCTTCAAGGCCGCGATCAAGGAACTGGCCCGCAAGGAGGGCCGGCTCGCCACCTTCATGGCCAAACCCTTCAACGACGCGGGCGGCTCCGGCTTCCACCTCCATCTGTCCTGCGACGACGAGGAGGGCCGCAACTCCTTCGACGACCCGTCGGGCGCGTACGGCTTGTCCGCCACCGCCCGGCACGCCGTCGCCGGTGTCCTCGCGCACGCGCCCGCCCTCGCCGCGCTGCTCAACCCCACGGTCAACTCGTACAAACGCTTCGGCCCGGACACCCTCGCGCCCTGGCTGATCGACTGGGGGCTGGACAACCGCAGCGCCATGGTGCGCATCCCGCCCGAGCGGGGCAGCGGGGCCCGGCTCGAACTACGGCTGGGCGACGCGAGCGCCAACCCCTATCTGGCGATCGCCGGTACGGCCGCCGCCGCGCTGCTGGGCGTGCTGGCCGGCGAGGAGCCGCCCGCCCCGCTGGAGGGCTACGGCTACGACACCGCCCGCTCCGCCGTCCTGCCGCAGACCCTGTCCGCCGCGCTGGACGCGCTGGAGGCGGACACCGCCCTGACCGGACTGCTCGGCAAGGGCTTCACCACGTCCTTCCTCTCCTACAAGCGCGACGAGGTCGAACGCTTCCACCGGCACGTCACGGACTGGGAGTTCACCGAGTACGCCTACCACCTGTGA
- a CDS encoding FAD-binding oxidoreductase — protein MDTATLEDMRTTLRGPVIGPRDAGYDQARKIYNAMIDKRPAALVPCADAADVMAAVTYVRDHGLELAVRGGGHSGPGLCLVDDGVTVDLSPMRWVRVDPEARTAEVGGGSHLGDLDHATQAFGLATPTGIISMTGVGGLTLGGGHGYLTRKYGLTVDNLISADVVLADGGFVTASETEHPDLFWALRGGGGNFGIATSLTYRLHPVGTVGVGVTVWPVDSTREVLAWYREFLPQAPEDVYGFFAVLVVPPGPPFPEELHGKKVCGIVWCCTGDLDGVDDTLSVVNDAGRPAFHFTTPMPYDALQGMFDDLIPTGYQWYWRGDFFDSIPDAALDVHLAYGRNNPTPLSLMHLYPIDGAAHRVGPDDTAWSYRDALWSGVFAGVDPDPANAETIRRWCVGYQEELHPFSMGGSYVNFMGAGEGQERVRATYRGNYDRLARVKRTYDPDNLFHANQNIEPARG, from the coding sequence ATGGACACAGCCACCCTGGAAGACATGCGGACCACGCTGCGGGGGCCGGTGATCGGCCCGCGGGACGCCGGATACGACCAGGCGCGCAAGATCTACAACGCGATGATCGACAAACGGCCCGCCGCCCTCGTGCCCTGCGCGGACGCCGCCGACGTGATGGCCGCTGTCACCTATGTCCGCGACCACGGTCTGGAACTCGCCGTGCGGGGCGGCGGGCACAGCGGTCCCGGCCTGTGCCTGGTGGACGACGGTGTGACGGTCGACCTCTCGCCGATGCGCTGGGTGCGGGTGGACCCGGAGGCGCGCACCGCCGAGGTCGGCGGCGGCAGCCACCTCGGCGACCTCGACCACGCCACGCAGGCCTTCGGTCTGGCCACCCCCACGGGCATCATCTCCATGACGGGCGTCGGAGGCCTGACCCTCGGCGGCGGCCACGGCTACCTCACCCGCAAGTACGGGCTGACCGTGGACAACCTGATCTCCGCGGACGTGGTGCTGGCCGACGGCGGCTTCGTCACCGCGAGCGAGACCGAGCACCCGGACCTGTTCTGGGCCCTGCGGGGCGGCGGCGGCAACTTCGGCATCGCGACCTCCCTCACCTACCGGCTGCACCCGGTGGGCACGGTCGGCGTCGGGGTGACCGTCTGGCCGGTCGACAGCACGCGCGAAGTCCTGGCGTGGTACCGCGAGTTCCTCCCCCAGGCACCCGAGGACGTCTACGGCTTCTTCGCCGTCCTCGTCGTCCCGCCCGGCCCGCCCTTCCCGGAGGAACTGCACGGCAAGAAGGTGTGCGGCATCGTGTGGTGCTGCACGGGCGACCTGGACGGGGTCGACGACACCCTCTCGGTGGTGAACGACGCGGGCCGGCCGGCCTTCCACTTCACGACGCCGATGCCGTACGACGCGCTGCAGGGCATGTTCGACGATCTGATCCCGACGGGCTACCAGTGGTACTGGCGGGGCGACTTCTTCGACAGCATCCCCGACGCCGCCCTGGACGTGCACCTCGCATACGGGCGGAACAACCCCACGCCGCTCTCGCTGATGCACCTCTACCCGATCGACGGCGCCGCCCACCGGGTCGGCCCGGACGACACCGCGTGGAGCTACCGCGACGCCCTCTGGTCCGGTGTCTTCGCCGGCGTCGACCCCGACCCGGCCAACGCCGAGACGATCAGGCGGTGGTGCGTGGGCTACCAGGAGGAGCTGCACCCGTTCTCGATGGGCGGCTCGTACGTGAACTTCATGGGCGCGGGCGAGGGCCAGGAGCGGGTCCGGGCGACGTACCGCGGCAACTACGACCGGCTCGCCCGGGTCAAGCGGACCTACGACCCGGACAACCTCTTCCACGCCAACCAGAACATCGAACCGGCGCGAGGGTGA
- a CDS encoding aldehyde dehydrogenase: MSDTITVAGVSVDTRHWIGGRRVASAGTFTDHSPIDGSALGEIARGGPDEAEAAVAAARDAFPDWAATSRAERARILHAIADGVEKRIEELAIVETRDNGALLRSHRRGVMPRVAHNFRFFADWLLRLGHEDFETRGHTNHVSWDPAGPCVLITPWNAPLMLATWKVAPALAAGDTVVLKPAEWSPLTASLLADIAAEAGLPAGVLNVVQGYGSEIGDALTSHPDVRRISFTGSVPTAKRIAASAAANLTPLSLELGGKSPLLVFADADLDLAVDLAVEQYDNAGQVCLAATRLLVEEPVAEEFTRRFVAKASALRQGDPRDEGTDIGPNIHPRQLEKIEGFVQRALAAGARAVIGGQRRDGQYYAPTLLTDVGQDAEIVQEEVFGPVLTLQTFAGEDEAVRLANDTRFGLAATVATGDRERAERVTARLVAGTVWVNCFFVRDLQAPFGGSRQSGVGREGGTWSFDFYCDLKNTVTAPKGWDKDHG; this comes from the coding sequence ATGTCTGACACCATCACCGTCGCCGGCGTTTCCGTTGACACCCGGCACTGGATCGGGGGGCGTCGCGTCGCCTCCGCCGGGACCTTCACCGATCACTCTCCGATCGACGGCAGCGCCCTCGGCGAGATCGCCCGGGGCGGGCCCGACGAAGCCGAAGCCGCTGTCGCCGCCGCCCGGGACGCGTTTCCCGACTGGGCCGCCACCTCGCGCGCCGAACGCGCCCGCATCCTGCACGCGATCGCCGACGGCGTCGAGAAGCGGATCGAAGAGCTGGCGATCGTCGAGACCAGGGACAACGGCGCTCTGCTCCGTTCCCACCGGCGGGGCGTCATGCCCCGCGTCGCCCACAACTTCCGGTTCTTCGCCGACTGGCTGCTCCGCCTCGGCCACGAGGACTTCGAGACGCGCGGCCACACCAACCACGTCAGCTGGGACCCGGCCGGTCCCTGCGTGCTGATCACGCCGTGGAACGCGCCCCTGATGCTCGCCACGTGGAAGGTCGCCCCCGCCCTCGCCGCCGGCGACACCGTCGTCCTCAAGCCCGCCGAGTGGTCGCCGCTGACCGCCTCCCTGCTGGCCGACATCGCCGCGGAGGCCGGACTGCCCGCCGGTGTCCTCAACGTCGTCCAGGGGTACGGCTCCGAGATCGGCGACGCGCTCACCTCCCACCCCGACGTGCGCCGCATCAGCTTCACCGGGTCGGTGCCGACGGCCAAGCGGATCGCGGCGTCCGCCGCCGCGAACCTCACGCCTCTGAGTCTCGAACTCGGCGGCAAGTCACCCCTGTTGGTCTTCGCCGACGCCGACCTCGACCTGGCCGTCGACCTCGCCGTGGAGCAGTACGACAACGCCGGGCAGGTCTGCCTGGCGGCGACCCGGCTGCTCGTCGAGGAGCCGGTGGCCGAGGAGTTCACCCGCCGGTTCGTGGCGAAGGCCTCGGCCCTGCGGCAGGGCGACCCGCGTGACGAGGGCACCGACATCGGGCCCAACATCCACCCGCGCCAGCTGGAGAAGATCGAAGGCTTCGTGCAGCGGGCCCTCGCGGCCGGGGCGCGGGCGGTCATCGGCGGGCAGCGGAGGGACGGGCAGTACTACGCGCCGACACTGCTCACCGATGTCGGGCAGGACGCGGAGATCGTGCAGGAGGAGGTCTTCGGGCCCGTTCTGACCCTCCAGACCTTCGCCGGTGAGGACGAGGCCGTACGGCTCGCCAACGACACCCGGTTCGGTCTGGCCGCCACCGTCGCGACCGGTGACCGGGAACGGGCGGAGCGGGTGACCGCCCGGCTCGTCGCCGGCACCGTCTGGGTCAACTGCTTCTTCGTGCGTGACCTCCAGGCACCCTTCGGCGGCTCCCGGCAGTCCGGGGTCGGCCGCGAAGGCGGGACCTGGAGCTTCGACTTCTACTGCGACCTGAAGAACACCGTCACCGCCCCGAAGGGATGGGACAAGGATCATGGGTGA
- a CDS encoding acetoacetate decarboxylase family protein, translated as MTGLRGYFHPKTATGASSLVPSPPWRYSGDLLTVEYRTDPARVRELLPEPLELADEDPGAVALIWADWQSCSASGEELLDPVRAQYKEAFAVVRCRFRGQTYSRCVYIWVDKDFAIARGLHQGYPKKLGSIHQTRPHPYGPAPRIEAGARFGATLAAADRRLAQAVVTLREPSGSGGFVNAHPMAHHRWLPSIEKGKGLALDELIESGAASFEGGQPWLGDAELELFEAPTEELARLEVREPIAAYYRQVGVVWDGGRLLESGRSGVGAA; from the coding sequence GTGACCGGTCTTCGTGGTTACTTCCATCCCAAGACGGCGACGGGTGCGTCGTCGCTGGTCCCCTCTCCGCCCTGGCGGTACTCCGGTGACCTGCTCACCGTCGAGTACCGGACGGATCCCGCACGCGTACGTGAACTGCTCCCCGAACCACTGGAGTTGGCGGATGAGGACCCGGGCGCGGTCGCCCTGATCTGGGCCGACTGGCAGTCCTGCTCGGCGTCGGGGGAGGAGCTGCTGGACCCCGTGCGGGCGCAGTACAAGGAGGCGTTCGCGGTGGTGCGGTGCCGGTTCCGGGGGCAGACGTACTCGCGGTGCGTCTACATCTGGGTGGACAAGGACTTCGCGATCGCGCGGGGGCTGCACCAGGGGTATCCGAAGAAGCTCGGCTCCATCCACCAGACGCGGCCGCATCCCTACGGGCCCGCTCCGCGGATCGAGGCCGGGGCCCGGTTCGGGGCGACGCTGGCGGCTGCGGACCGGCGGCTCGCGCAGGCCGTGGTGACGCTGCGGGAGCCGTCCGGGAGCGGCGGGTTCGTCAACGCGCACCCCATGGCCCATCACCGGTGGCTGCCGTCGATCGAGAAGGGCAAGGGGCTCGCTCTCGACGAGCTGATCGAGTCCGGGGCCGCGTCCTTCGAAGGTGGTCAACCCTGGTTGGGCGATGCGGAGTTGGAGCTTTTCGAGGCGCCTACGGAGGAGCTGGCTCGGCTGGAGGTGCGGGAGCCGATCGCCGCGTATTACCGGCAGGTCGGGGTGGTTTGGGATGGGGGGCGGCTGCTGGAGAGCGGTAGGTCCGGAGTGGGTGCCGCGTAG
- a CDS encoding sigma-70 family RNA polymerase sigma factor: protein MITPALPLPHERSASADASITAWALAARGGDSAAVDHFVRALHRDVIRYVAHLCADPQAVDDLAQDTFLRALGSLHRFEGRSSARTWLLAIARRAVADSIRHTAVRPRPADLPDWEPVAELAQPRGLPGFDDGVALLELLAGLPDERREAFVLTQLLGLPYAEAAALSNCPVGTVRSRVARARATLLALLAAAEEPDPALAAA, encoded by the coding sequence GTGATCACTCCTGCCCTGCCCCTTCCGCACGAGAGATCGGCGTCGGCCGACGCGTCGATAACCGCCTGGGCGCTCGCCGCCCGCGGCGGCGACTCCGCGGCCGTCGACCACTTCGTGCGCGCCCTGCACCGTGACGTCATCCGGTACGTCGCCCATCTGTGCGCCGACCCGCAGGCGGTGGACGATCTGGCGCAGGACACGTTCCTGCGGGCGCTCGGCAGCCTGCACCGGTTCGAAGGCCGCTCCTCGGCGCGGACCTGGCTGCTGGCGATCGCCCGGCGCGCGGTGGCCGACAGCATCCGGCACACCGCCGTACGCCCCCGCCCGGCCGACCTGCCGGACTGGGAGCCGGTGGCCGAACTCGCCCAGCCGCGCGGCCTGCCCGGCTTCGACGACGGCGTGGCGCTGCTGGAGCTGCTGGCCGGGCTGCCGGACGAACGCCGCGAGGCGTTCGTCCTCACACAGCTGCTCGGCCTGCCCTATGCGGAGGCCGCCGCGCTGAGCAACTGCCCGGTCGGCACGGTCCGGTCCCGCGTCGCCCGCGCCCGGGCGACACTGCTGGCCCTGCTCGCCGCGGCCGAGGAACCGGACCCCGCCCTCGCCGCGGCCTGA
- a CDS encoding winged helix DNA-binding domain-containing protein: MDITAQELNRATLGRQLLLGREVLEAGEAVRRVVALQAQHAASPYVALWNRLAGFAPTELDAAFTERAVVKATLMRITLHAVHADDHQVFREAMQQTLYASRLGYRFAAAGLTPADGEALVPELLDFADRPRTAAEVQAWLAERVGEEKAAGAWWGLKAYAPLLHVPTGGPWSFGARSSFVAARTGPVPVGRETMTEALRHLVVRYLAGFGPASVADVAQFAMVPRAPVRRALLALDDMVERLRGPDGTVLYDVPGAPRPSADTPAPPRLMAMWDSVLLAHADRSRVIPPAYRRLVIRVNGDVLPTLLVDGRVAGVWRAVDGGVEATAFHDLPGAVWDGLAAEAASLTALLAGHDPEVYRRYHHWWTKLPDGRVRLLKG; encoded by the coding sequence GTGGACATCACCGCGCAGGAGCTCAATCGGGCCACTCTCGGGCGCCAGTTGCTGCTGGGGCGAGAGGTGCTGGAGGCCGGGGAGGCGGTGCGGCGTGTGGTGGCGCTGCAGGCGCAGCACGCCGCTTCGCCGTACGTGGCGCTGTGGAACCGGCTGGCCGGGTTCGCGCCGACCGAGCTGGACGCCGCGTTCACGGAGCGCGCGGTGGTCAAGGCGACCCTGATGCGGATCACGCTGCACGCCGTCCACGCGGACGACCACCAGGTGTTCCGTGAGGCGATGCAGCAGACGCTGTACGCCTCACGGCTCGGGTACCGCTTCGCCGCCGCGGGGCTCACGCCGGCCGACGGCGAGGCGCTCGTCCCCGAATTGCTGGACTTCGCGGACCGGCCCCGGACGGCCGCCGAGGTGCAGGCCTGGCTGGCGGAGCGGGTCGGCGAGGAGAAGGCGGCAGGGGCGTGGTGGGGGCTCAAGGCGTACGCGCCGCTGCTCCACGTCCCGACCGGCGGGCCGTGGTCGTTCGGCGCGCGGTCGTCGTTCGTCGCGGCGCGGACCGGCCCGGTCCCCGTAGGGCGCGAGACGATGACGGAGGCGCTGCGCCACCTCGTCGTGCGTTATCTGGCGGGCTTCGGACCCGCCTCGGTGGCGGACGTCGCGCAGTTCGCCATGGTGCCGCGGGCCCCTGTGCGCCGTGCGCTGCTCGCCCTGGACGACATGGTGGAGCGGCTCCGGGGGCCCGACGGGACCGTCCTGTACGACGTACCGGGCGCGCCGCGCCCGTCGGCGGACACACCGGCGCCGCCCCGGCTCATGGCCATGTGGGACAGCGTTCTGCTGGCCCATGCCGACCGCAGCCGCGTGATTCCCCCGGCGTATCGCCGTCTGGTGATCCGGGTGAACGGCGACGTACTGCCCACGCTGCTGGTGGACGGCCGGGTCGCCGGCGTGTGGCGCGCGGTCGACGGCGGTGTCGAGGCCACGGCGTTCCACGATCTGCCGGGCGCCGTGTGGGACGGGCTGGCCGCGGAGGCCGCGTCGCTGACGGCGCTGCTGGCCGGCCACGACCCCGAGGTCTACCGCCGCTACCACCACTGGTGGACGAAACTCCCCGACGGCCGGGTGCGCCTGCTCAAGGGCTGA
- a CDS encoding NAD(P)/FAD-dependent oxidoreductase: MSGRIVVAGASLGGLRAAEQLRAAGWTGSITVIGDEPHPPYNRPPLSKEVLAGKAAFASLAFTPKASATDVEWRLGTRIVAARLADRTVELDDGAVLPYDALVVATGMRPRRLGCPGPVAGRHTVRTIDDAQVLRDGLTRPGVRVVVVGAGFIGCEVAATAVGLGAAEVTVVDPLPLPMVGPLGELLARELRARHEKRGVRFVLGAGVAGFGGGDRVTGVVLSDGSVLPADVVVEAVGSVANTEWLDGNGLDLSDGVLTDGHLRAGGRPEVVAVGDVARFPNARYDGVPRRVEHWSVPTDSAKHAAKVLVGGDTGLPPFAPLPTFWSDQHDFRLQSFGAPGLGLGDVRVLDGDPAGDVLVGYHRDGLLVGVVALGGPSAARAAARYRAELLKQPALTPQGALS, encoded by the coding sequence ATGAGCGGGCGCATCGTCGTCGCCGGCGCCTCGCTCGGCGGTCTGCGGGCCGCCGAGCAGCTGCGCGCCGCGGGCTGGACCGGCTCGATCACGGTGATCGGCGACGAGCCGCACCCGCCGTACAACCGGCCCCCGCTGTCCAAGGAGGTCCTCGCGGGCAAGGCGGCCTTCGCCTCGCTGGCCTTCACGCCGAAGGCGTCCGCGACGGACGTGGAGTGGCGGCTCGGCACGAGGATCGTCGCCGCCCGGCTCGCCGACCGGACCGTCGAACTCGACGACGGGGCGGTGCTCCCCTACGACGCTCTGGTCGTCGCCACCGGCATGCGGCCCCGCCGGCTGGGCTGCCCCGGGCCGGTCGCAGGCCGCCACACGGTCCGGACCATCGACGACGCCCAGGTGCTGCGCGACGGGCTGACCCGGCCCGGCGTACGGGTCGTCGTGGTCGGCGCCGGGTTCATCGGCTGCGAGGTCGCCGCCACGGCCGTCGGGCTCGGGGCCGCCGAGGTGACCGTGGTCGATCCGCTGCCCCTGCCCATGGTCGGGCCGCTCGGGGAGCTGCTCGCGCGGGAACTGCGCGCGCGGCACGAGAAACGCGGGGTCCGCTTCGTGCTCGGTGCGGGCGTGGCCGGGTTCGGGGGCGGCGACCGTGTCACCGGCGTCGTGCTGAGCGACGGGTCCGTGCTGCCCGCCGACGTGGTGGTGGAGGCCGTGGGCTCGGTCGCCAACACCGAGTGGCTCGACGGCAACGGCCTCGACCTGAGCGACGGCGTGCTCACCGACGGACACCTGCGCGCCGGCGGCCGGCCCGAGGTCGTCGCGGTGGGCGATGTCGCCCGCTTCCCGAACGCCCGCTACGACGGTGTGCCGCGACGGGTCGAGCACTGGTCGGTGCCGACCGACTCGGCCAAGCACGCGGCGAAGGTCCTCGTCGGCGGCGACACCGGTCTGCCGCCCTTCGCGCCGCTGCCCACCTTCTGGAGCGACCAGCACGACTTCCGGTTGCAGTCCTTCGGGGCGCCCGGTCTGGGGCTCGGCGATGTCCGGGTGCTCGACGGCGACCCCGCGGGGGACGTGCTGGTCGGTTACCACCGCGACGGTCTGCTGGTCGGTGTCGTAGCGCTCGGCGGACCCTCAGCGGCCCGGGCCGCCGCCCGGTACCGCGCCGAGCTGCTGAAGCAGCCCGCACTCACCCCGCAAGGAGCCCTCTCGTGA
- a CDS encoding alpha/beta fold hydrolase, with translation MGRTVDADGVELWVEQRGEGPDVLLVAGLGDPAEAWLPQLDGFADRYRLTAFDNRGAGRSPLPDGPPSVAGMAHDAAALLRALRVPTAHVAGFSGGSFIAQELALRHPGPVRSLVLMSTMARPDPYFRTMTRFWNWMVERAPDERAMLEAFYLWVYTPRAHADGLVDRLVDEALAFEHPQSVEAFQRQLAAFAGHDTLDRLGGIRAPTLVLAGELDLATPPRLGRAVADSIPGAVFEVLPGEAHQPFQEVPEVFNARVGAFWREVEARDGRTAARHG, from the coding sequence ATGGGTCGGACGGTCGACGCCGACGGCGTGGAACTCTGGGTGGAGCAGCGGGGCGAGGGACCCGACGTCCTGCTCGTCGCGGGGCTCGGGGACCCCGCCGAGGCATGGCTGCCACAGCTCGACGGGTTCGCGGACCGCTACCGGCTCACCGCGTTCGACAACCGCGGCGCGGGCCGCAGCCCGCTGCCCGACGGCCCGCCCTCCGTAGCGGGGATGGCCCACGACGCGGCGGCGCTGCTGCGTGCTCTCCGGGTTCCGACGGCGCACGTCGCGGGCTTCTCGGGCGGCAGTTTCATCGCCCAGGAACTGGCCCTGCGCCACCCCGGCCCGGTACGCAGCCTCGTCCTCATGAGCACGATGGCCCGCCCGGATCCCTACTTCCGGACCATGACGCGCTTCTGGAACTGGATGGTCGAACGCGCCCCGGACGAACGGGCCATGCTGGAAGCGTTCTACCTGTGGGTCTACACCCCGCGCGCCCACGCCGACGGCCTGGTCGACCGCCTCGTCGACGAGGCGCTGGCCTTCGAGCATCCGCAATCGGTCGAGGCTTTCCAGCGCCAGCTCGCGGCGTTCGCCGGCCACGACACCCTCGACCGCCTCGGCGGCATCCGCGCCCCGACCCTGGTGCTCGCCGGTGAACTCGACCTCGCCACACCACCGCGCCTCGGCCGCGCGGTCGCGGACAGCATCCCGGGGGCCGTGTTCGAGGTGCTGCCCGGGGAGGCGCATCAGCCCTTCCAGGAAGTACCGGAGGTGTTCAACGCGCGGGTCGGCGCCTTCTGGAGGGAGGTGGAGGCGCGCGACGGGAGGACAGCAGCCCGGCATGGCTGA